The Spiroplasma apis B31 genomic sequence TCTCTTTTTCAATGAACTCATTAATGCTTTCTATTAATTGAGATTGACTTTTACCCACTAAAGCTTCTGATTTGTTTAAATATGCATCATTACCATCTTTCAAAGTTCAGCTTTTTGAAGCTAAGTTGTTTTGTATAGTTGTTTTTTTGTCGTATATATCTGAAATATATTCTGTGTAATCTCTATTAGACTCACTTGGGTTTTTCGCAACATCAAATCCTGTATATGTATTTCTAAGCATTTTAGAAATCTGAGAATCATCAATTGTTTTTGAAAATGCTCTTACAAATTTACTTCTTTCAATTGATGTAGATAAGAATGCTCTAACATCTTTTGACTGTAATAATTTTGAAGCAGAAAGTGCTTGTGAATTTCCTTTATTTAAAGCAGAGTTAAAGAAGTTATAGAATAGTAGAAATGTTCCTGGACTATCTGCTGATTTTGTATAATAAGCTCCATCAAATTTAGGATTATCATAATCCTTACCGATGTAATCATTTCATCCTTTTAAATCATCTGCCGATAAATTAAATCCAGTAATTGAACCAGACTCAAATAATGTTCTAGTTCTAGATGAAGAACCAGCTTCTAAATAGCTATACTCAAGTCTTTTTATGTTTACATTTTCTTTAAGGTGATAATTTGGGTTAGCTACTAAAACAATCTTTCCATTTGGGTTCACCACTTCAGGGATATAAGCACCATTAAAATATGCTTCCTTATAATCTGTAATCATACCTTTATATGGATCATAAATTGGTGAGAATACTGAGTAGTTCAATAAACTTTCGAAATAAGGAGATGGTTTAGTAAGTATAAAAGTTAGTAAACCCTCTTTGTCGTTGGCCTGTATTCCGAAATCATCTTTATGATTTTCAAAAACTTTATCTATCAACTGACTTGACGAACCACTTGATTGTTGCTTGTCTAGATTTTTGATCTCATCGTAAATTGTATCAGCGCCTTTGATAAATGATAATCAAAGTGTAGAAACATCAGAACCATTATTTTCGACTAAAGCATATTTAGCTGCTTTTATAACATCAGAAGGTTTAACTTTATCTACCTTCTCACCTTTGCTATTTGTTCAAAAGATATTATCTCTAAACTTATATGTTCATTTCTTAGAATCCTCTTCAGACTTACCTACTGTACCTTTCGAACCATTTTCTTCACCATACTCACTTTCAACTAATGCACCATACATTCTTCCGTAAGGATCTGATGAAATTAGTGTATCATTTGTATCTGATAAAAATCGTCCGTCTTCCGCTTGCATAGTATGAGCTGTGTTTCAACTTGTGACGTTGAATTGATAAACTCCTTTATAAGTTTCATTGTCTATTTCTCTATTCATCAGTGAAGATAGAGATAATCCACATGAGACAACTGAAGAGGTAATTAATGACCCACCCATTGCCACACTAGATAAACTTAGGAATTTTTTAAATAGTTTATTCATTTTTAGCTCCTTTCTCGATTTTTAAGTTTGCTTTTTATTTTTCTAATTTCTCTTGAATTCGCTCAGACAAAGTGCCCTGGTAAAATTTCTTTAAAATATGGTAGCTCAAATATGTAATCGAAGTGTTCTTTTTCTGGTTCGTATAATTGAAGTTTTGTTTCTTTTGCTAACTCTGGTTCAGGAATTGGAATTGCAGATAACAAAGCTTTTGTATAAGGATGTAAAGGATTACTAAACAACTCTTCTGCAGGTGCAAGTTCAACAATTTGACCATGATAAATAACAGCAATTCTATCTGCAATATACCTTACAACTGATAAATCGTGAGCTACAAATATAAATGTCAAATCTAATAGTTCTTGGAATTTTTTAAATAAGTTTAATACCTGCGCTCTAATAGAAACGTCTAAAGCTGATATTGGTTCATCTGCAACTATTAATTGAGGTCTCATAGCTAAACTTCTTGCAATACCAACACGTTGTCTTTGACCACCAGAGAATTCATGAGGATATCTTGATAAATGTTCTGGTAGTAAACCAACAGATTTAACAAGATTTAGTATAATATGTTTTTTAACCATTGAGTGAGTTACTTGTTCCATTGTTAATTGATCATGAGGATTTTGCTCGTTATGTTCTTTCAAAAATCTTTCTCTAGCTTCGTCACCTTTGTAAAGTTCTGGGAAGTTTTCCATTCCTTCTGCAATAATTTCTTCAATTGCCATTCTATCATTTAATGATGAACCAGGATCTTGGAAAATCATTTGTATATTTCTTCTATTTTTTCTTTTTTCTTTTTTTGTTTGACCAGCAAACAAGAAAGAATTTTTAACGAATTCATCAATAGAAGGTAATTCCAAGAACTCAGTTAACTCTATAAATGAATCAACTTCTTCTTCAGAGTATGGATTTTGAATGTCTTTCCATTTGTAGAAACTCTCTATCAACTCTTTGTCTTTAACAATATTTTTTTGAATTATTTTTTTTATTTGTTCAAGTTCTTTAGATAAATCTTTAAGTTCTTTTTTTGATAATGTTGCATTGTTGTCAATTAGGTTTTTTAGATTTCTTTCAAAGTCTGTATTCTTTAATTTGTTACCTAATGAGACTATACGCTCATCGATTGGGTGACCTTCACTCAATAAACTTAAAATTTTCTTAGAAGCATTGGTATTGAAATTTTTGTTTGACCAAAAATCTTGAATGTAGTAAGACAATTTTTTAAAGTTTTCATCCGATTCATCAATACCTTGGTTTTTTAAAATATTTAATTGATTTACACATACTTTTCAGAATTCGTCTCTTTTTATATAAATAAGTTTATTGTAGTAGTTGATGAAAGATTCTCTCTTACTTTTTGGTGCTGATAATGCGTATGATTGATATTGCATATCAGAAACTCACTTGATTTTTTTCAAGTAGTCTTTGTGATTTTCAACAAGTGTGTTTCATTGTTTAAATATTGCTGTGAAAAACGCTTCAATATCTTTATTTTTATTGGCAATGAACTTACCTCTTAAATTTAAAATCTCTTCAATGCAGTTATATACATTAGTTGCGAATTCCTTTAAGTCCAAAACTGCTTCTTTAGTTTCTATGATTTTAGATAATACAGATTTCTCAAGTTTTTTTGAGATTTCAGGTATGTATGCGTTCAAGTTTGTAGTAAACTTAATCATTCTATCTTGGTTTTTAATTATTCTATTGATGTCTTTTAAGTTATTTAATGAAATATCTTTAACATATTTTATTTTGCTATCTTTAAGCTTACTTTTTAGCTCTTTAATGTCTAATAATTTATTTTGGTCTTTGTAAAAATAATAAATATCTTTTAATGCTTCCAATGTTCTATCAAGTTCTTTTGAAGTCATATCAGCCTTAATTAACATACTATGAATTTTTTTTGCAATATCTTTGTTTAAAGTGTATAAACTTGTTGGTTTACCCCCTACGATGGTGTCATTCATATAAATTGCACCATCTTTAATTGGTTGAACACCAACTATAGCTCTACCAATTGTTGTTTTTCCAGAGCCTGACTCACCAACTATACCAAATATTTCTCCTTTATGAATATCAAAACTTGCTTCCTTTACGGCTTTGAATTTCTT encodes the following:
- a CDS encoding ABC transporter substrate-binding protein, with the protein product MNKLFKKFLSLSSVAMGGSLITSSVVSCGLSLSSLMNREIDNETYKGVYQFNVTSWNTAHTMQAEDGRFLSDTNDTLISSDPYGRMYGALVESEYGEENGSKGTVGKSEEDSKKWTYKFRDNIFWTNSKGEKVDKVKPSDVIKAAKYALVENNGSDVSTLWLSFIKGADTIYDEIKNLDKQQSSGSSSQLIDKVFENHKDDFGIQANDKEGLLTFILTKPSPYFESLLNYSVFSPIYDPYKGMITDYKEAYFNGAYIPEVVNPNGKIVLVANPNYHLKENVNIKRLEYSYLEAGSSSRTRTLFESGSITGFNLSADDLKGWNDYIGKDYDNPKFDGAYYTKSADSPGTFLLFYNFFNSALNKGNSQALSASKLLQSKDVRAFLSTSIERSKFVRAFSKTIDDSQISKMLRNTYTGFDVAKNPSESNRDYTEYISDIYDKKTTIQNNLASKSWTLKDGNDAYLNKSEALVGKSQSQLIESINEFIEKEKLERKNGKVVLRFILNPSTSTSLNPYVNFMVKTFNAIPNNPIKIETFVPTSTDEYRTEASKGNFDMFVSGWSPDFKDPSTFLETLTLGGSYTAYNGNKRLFKSKASAIDDEVFEGKYYVDKKLITSETKNLFDSWYKYTNDYEKTDLEETDITKRYQKFAQEEYSMLYENFNVLPLYTKAMPKTYLVDYTEPYSKSYEAFGTSAFKHYGAKMNKKLLTREQSRKIIEEYSEKLAIIDKDWEKCRTGPHWKKQTSC
- the oppF gene encoding oligopeptide ABC transporter ATP-binding protein OppF; this encodes MSTNTENILLSIRDLVIEFRTKGKKFKAVKEASFDIHKGEIFGIVGESGSGKTTIGRAIVGVQPIKDGAIYMNDTIVGGKPTSLYTLNKDIAKKIHSMLIKADMTSKELDRTLEALKDIYYFYKDQNKLLDIKELKSKLKDSKIKYVKDISLNNLKDINRIIKNQDRMIKFTTNLNAYIPEISKKLEKSVLSKIIETKEAVLDLKEFATNVYNCIEEILNLRGKFIANKNKDIEAFFTAIFKQWNTLVENHKDYLKKIKWVSDMQYQSYALSAPKSKRESFINYYNKLIYIKRDEFWKVCVNQLNILKNQGIDESDENFKKLSYYIQDFWSNKNFNTNASKKILSLLSEGHPIDERIVSLGNKLKNTDFERNLKNLIDNNATLSKKELKDLSKELEQIKKIIQKNIVKDKELIESFYKWKDIQNPYSEEEVDSFIELTEFLELPSIDEFVKNSFLFAGQTKKEKRKNRRNIQMIFQDPGSSLNDRMAIEEIIAEGMENFPELYKGDEARERFLKEHNEQNPHDQLTMEQVTHSMVKKHIILNLVKSVGLLPEHLSRYPHEFSGGQRQRVGIARSLAMRPQLIVADEPISALDVSIRAQVLNLFKKFQELLDLTFIFVAHDLSVVRYIADRIAVIYHGQIVELAPAEELFSNPLHPYTKALLSAIPIPEPELAKETKLQLYEPEKEHFDYIFELPYFKEILPGHFVWANSREIRKIKSKLKNRERS